In the Halorubrum ruber genome, TACCTCGCGGTCCGGTTCTCGGTGACGTACGCCGCGCACGCGTTCGGAATCGATGAGTCGGCCGCTCGCGACGCCGTCGACAGCGTCCACGCGCGGGCGACGGAGCTGCGCTCGCGGGACGGCGAGAACGGCTGAGGACCGCACGCCGGCGACGGCCCGAACATCTGCGGGGTCAGGAGTACCCCGGCGGGCGGTCACCGTACGCACATGCCCGGTTTCCCGTCTCCATTCGGATCCGACGGCGACGACCTGTTCGACGGCTACGACGAGTTCGTCGCGGACGACCTCCCGCGCCCGGGAGCGTTCCTCGACGGCCACGACGTCCTCACGGGGGCGGACCACCTCGCGTTCCACCGCCTCACCCGCGACTGCTTCGAGGAGCGGGGGGTGTACGACATGACGTTCGACTACAACCTCGCGCGGCTGAACCTCGACACGCGCCACGGGGACGCCGGGTTCCGCTACGCCGTCGAGCGCGGCGACGCCGCTGACGCGGTCGACGGGAGCGAAGTCGACGGCGACGCGGCCGACGGAATCGACCGCGTCCTCCGCGCGGAGTTCACGCCGACGACGGCGTTCTGCCCGCAGACGCACACCCTGACCGTCGGCGCGTTCCGGGCGTGGAACGGGCTCGCCGACCGACACGAGTACGACCTCGTCCGGGTTCGCGCGCCCCCGACGCACAACCAGATCGAGGCGGTGAACGACCGGCTGGCGGAGCTGGAGGAGGCGTACTTGGGGATGGGCGACGCGGAGGCGGCGGTCGACGAGGGCGTGGGAATCGGGTCGAACCGGGTGGATAAAACGGGCGGAGCGAGCGCGCCGAGCGGCTCGACCGACACACCATTTAAATAGTGACCGCGCGGGGAGTCACAGGTCGCGCCAGGCGCCGAGGAACCGCTGGACCGCCGTCAGGTGGCCGACGACGGCGAACAGCGCGAGCAGGAGGCCGACGACGTTCAGCCCGGCGACGACCGGCGCAGAGTAGACCGCGGCGGCGACGCCGACGATCCCGGCGAGCGCAAGCCGGTCGGCCCGGCCGAGCAGGCCGCCGTACTCGCGGCCGATCCCGACCGCCTGGATCTGCGTGCCGAGGTAGGAGGTGAGGAGGACGCCGGTGACGGCGGCGAAGCCGAGCGCGTACGCCTCGATCCCCGCGGTGAACCCCGCGATGATCGCCACGTCGGCGTAGCGGTCGAGGACGTGGTCGAGGAAGTCGCCGCCGTCGGAGGCGACGTCTTGATGGCGCGCGAGTGCCCCGTCGACCACGTCGAGCCACCCGTTGAGGAGGACGAGCAGCGCGCCGGCCGCGTAGAGGGGCGACGACCCGGCGGCGAAGGCCCCCGCGGCCGCGACGGCGACGAGGAAGGCGATTACGCTCACCTGATCGGGCGAGAGGCCCAGCCTGTCGGCCGCCGACACCCACGGGCCGAGGAGGCGGTCCGCCACGGACCGGTACTGGTCGAGGGTCATCTACCGTCTCGACGCTCGCGGTCGGCTCATATATAATCGATGAAGTCCACGGTGCCGGCGCTCGGCTCCCGCTCGCCCTCGATCGCGGCGCGGACCGCGTCGGCGACCGCCTCGGGGTCGCGGTCGGTCGCGTCGACCTCGTAGACGTTCTCGGCGCCGTGTTCGGCGACCGCCTCCGAGAGGATCACGTCGAGCGCCTCGCTCTCGGCATTCTCGGCGGCCGTCTCGGGCGACTCGCCGCGCTCACGGAGCCGCGACTCGATCGTCTCGGGGTGACACCGCAACACGACCACGCGGTCGACGTCGAACCGGTGCGCGAGGTGGGAGTCGAGGACGCCGCTCCAGTCGCCGAGATCCTCGCGGACCGCGTCGAGATCGGCGACCAGCGTGTCGCGGTCGGCGTCGCGCTCGGTCCAGAGGTCGTCGTCGGACTTGATCCGGTTGTTGAGGTGGATCACGTCGTAGGCGTCTTCGAGCAGCGCCGTCGCGGTCGTCTTGCCCGTTCCGGGGTCCCCGTGACGGCGACGCGGTCGGCGCGGCCGCGGTCGGAGTCGGCCGAGGTCTCGGTGCCGTCGGTCACGCGCGAGCCTCGAGTTCCAGGTCCGCGAGCGTCTCGTTGAGCAGTTCGACCGCCTCGCGGGTCTCCTCGCGGGTGCCCGTCGAGATCCGGACGTGCTCCGGGAGGCCGAACGAGGTACAGTCGCGGATTATCACCCCGCGCTCCTGGGCCGCCTCGGCCACGCGCTCGCCGTCGCCGACCGCGGCGAGGACGAAGTTCCCCGCGGAGTCGATGGTGGGCGCGTCGAGCTCGCTCGCGATGTACTCGCGGGCCCAGCGGGCGGACTCGACCGACCGTTCGACGTGCTCGTCGTCGTCGAGCGCGGCGAGCGCGGCGCGGCAGGCGAGTTCGTTCGCCGCGAACGGGGTGTTGACGCGGGCGTACGCCTCACCCCACGCCTCCGGGACGACGCTGTACCCGATCCGGAGCCCCGCGAGCCCGTACGCCTTCGAGAAGGTGCGGAGGACCGCCACGTCGTCGCGCTCGTCGACGAGGGGGATCGCGCTGTCGACCTCGGCGAACTCGCCGTACGCCTCGTCGACGACGAGGAGCGTCTCCTCGGCGGTCGCGTCCGCGATCGCCTCTATCTCGTCGAGTGGCATCGTCGACCCGGAGGGGTTGTGCGGCGAGGTGACGTAGACGATCCGCTCGCCGCCGTAGGCGCGCAGGACGGTCTCCGCGTCCTGCGCGAAGCCGTCGTCGGGGGTGAGCTCGTACTCCGTCACCTCGCCGTGGTGGTACCGCGAGGACATCGCGTAGTAGGCGAAGCCGGGGCTCGGCACCAGCACCTCGTCGCCGGGCTCTAACGCGGCCCGCGAGAGGTAGTCGATCGAGCCGTCGGCGCCCGGCGACACCCACACCTGCTCGTCGTCGACCCCCCACTTCGCGGCGATCTCCGCGGTGAGGTCCGTGTGCGATGACTTCGGGTACTGGTTCACGCGGTCGGCGTGCTCGCGGATCGCCTCGACGGCCGCCGGGCTCGGGCCGTGCGGGTTCTCGTTCGAGGAGAGCTTGATGAGGTCGTCGGGGTCGAGCCCGCGCTCGCGGGCGACCTCCTCGACGCCCCGACCCGGGACGTACTCGGAGTGGTCCGAGAGATCGCGTGGTTGCATGCCCGGAAGTCGGAGACCGGCGGGCTTAAGCGTGGTCTTGGCGGTCGAGGGCTCGCGACGGCACCGCCCCGCGGCTCACGACGACGGGGCGTCCGCGAACCGCCGCTCGGCCTCGGCGACCACGTCCGGCCGCCCCGCGAGCTCGACGGCGACGGTCTCGCCGCAGTAGTCGACGTCCGCGACGACGCCGCGGTCGTACGCCCACGAGAGCGCGGCCTGCGCGTCGCCGCCGTTGGGCGCCTCGACGGTCGCGGTCGCCGTCGGCAACGAGTCCGCCACCGCGTCTGCGAGGTCGGCGAGCCCGGTCCCCTCGCGGACGCTGATCGGAATCGGCGACCGGAGGGCGTCGACGACGGGCGTGTCGCGCGGGTCGAGGTCGGCGACGGCGTCCTCGTACGCCTCGACGGCGGCCGCGAGCCCGTCCGCCCCGACCTCGTCCGCCTTCGACAGCACCGGTATCACCGGGCCCTCTGTCGCCTCGATCGCCGTCAGCGACGCGCGGAGCTTCCGTCGGAGGTCGGCCGGCTCGTCGCTCGCGTCGACGACGAGCAGCGCGCAGTCGGCCGCCCGGACCGCGTCGATGGTCGTCCGGAACGAGCGCACCGCCTCGTGGGGGAGCCCGTCGAGGAAGCCGACGGTGTCGGTGACGAGGGCTCGCCGCCCGCCGACCGTCGCCCGGCGCGTCGTCGTCGAGAGCGTCTCGAACGGCCGGTCCGCGACCGCGAGCGGCCCGTCGCCCTCGGCCGGGTCGCCCTCACCCTCGTCGGCGTCGGCGCGGCCGGCGTCGGTGCGACCGACATCGCGAGCCCCGGCCTCGTCCCCGAAATCGGGGTTGTCGACCTCGTCGGCGAGCCGGCGAGCCAGCGTCGACTTCCCGGCGTTGGTGTACCCCGCGAGCGCGACGAGGTCGAACCCGGCGTCGCGGCGCTCCGCCCGTCGGGCCGCGCGGTCGTCGGCGATCTCGCCGAGCGCGCGCTCGGCGGATTCGATCCGCTTCTCGACGTCGAGCACGCGGCTGTCGCCCTCCGGCTGGAGGCGCACGTCCTCGCTCGCGTCGCGGGCGACCGCCTCCCGGAGCCGGGGGAGTTCGTACCGTAACCGCGCCAGCTCGAGCTGGCGGTCGGCCGCGCGCGAGTCGGCGGCGTCGGCGAACAGCTCTAACACGAGGCGCGGGCGGTCGATCACCGCGGTCCCGGGCGGCAGCAGGTCGCCCAGCGAGAACGTCTGTCCCGGCGACAGTCCCCCGTCGTAGATCACCGCCTCGGCGCCCGCGTCGGCCGCGAGCCGCATCAGCTCCTCGGCCTTCCCGCGACCGAGGTCGTAGGTCGGGTCCTCGCGGCGCCGCTGGGTAACCTCGCCGACCACCGCGTAGCCGGCCGCGGCGGCCAGCTCGCGGATCTCGGTCGTGTCCGGCTGCTCGCCGTCGGACCGGGCCGCGACGACGGCGGGGGTCGCGTCGGCGGCCGTGAGGTCGGTCTCGACGGACGTTCGGTCGGGATCGGCGCCCTGAGAGTCGCTTTTACTCGTTTCGGCGGTTTCGCTCGGTTCTGCGGTTTCGCTCGGTTCGGTCGTCTCGTTCGTCGTGGCGTCGTCTCGTGACATTCGGTCGGGCGCTCGCGTCGGCCCGGAGAGGGGAGCGTCTCGCGCTCCGGTCGCGGCTCTGGGGCGCGTGCGACCGGCCCGTCTCGTGCGGAGCGGGGCGGTCGCGTCGCGCCGCGGCGGTACCGTCAGCGGCCGGCGACGAACGAACTGGTCTCCATACCTCCGACTCTGTGGGCTCGCATATAAGCGTTCACCGGAAACGAGGTGTAGTACCGAACCGCAAAAACGGGGCGGCGCCCGAACGGCGCGCCGCTCAGGGGATCCGAACGTCGTGTTCCAGCGTCCCGACGCCCTCGACCTCCACCTCGACGGTGTCGCCGTCGGAGAGCGCCCCGACCCCCTCGGGGGTGCCGGTCGCGATGACGTCGCCGGGTTCGAGCGTGAGGTACGTCGTGATCTCCTCGATCAGCGTCGGCACGTCGAAGATCATGTGTTCGCGGTCGCTCGACTGCTTCGTCTCGCCGTTAACGCGGAGCTCGACGCTCGCGTCGTCCGGCACCTCGTCGGGCGTCGCGAGGACCGGGCCGAGCGGCGCGGCGCCGTCGAACGCCTTCCCGCGCACCCAGTTCTGCTCGCGGTTCTGGTCGTCGCGGTTCGACACGTCGTTCATACAGGTGAAGCCCGCGACGACATCCATCGCGTCCGCGGCGTCGACCGCCTTGCACTGCTCGCCGATCACGACCGCGAACTCCGCCTCCCAGTCGATCCGGTCCTTGCCGGCGGGGACGGTCACGGTGTCGCCGTGGCTCGCCACCGCGTTCGGCGGCTTGAGGAAGAGGAGAGGGCGGTCCGGTACGTCGTTGCCGAGCTCCTCGGCGTGGTCGGCGTAGTTGCGTCCGATACAGACGATCTTCGAGGGGTCCGTCGGCGCCAGCACGTCGATCGCGGGGTCCGAGAGCGCGTACTCGTCGCCGCCGAAGGCGACGGTGTCAGTCGCTGGGTCGTACTCGCCCTCGCGGATCGATCCGGCCGGGTTGCGGAACCGTGCGCGGTACATACGCGAGCGAACGGGCGGCCGCCCGAAAAGCGTTCCCGGAGAGGCAAGCGACGGCCGCGGGTGTCGGGGCCGCCGACTCACTCGGTCGCTTCCGTGGCCCGCTCGTCGCTGAAGGCGTCGTCCGCGGTGTCCCCGCCGTCGGCCTCGTCCGCGGCGTCCCCGCCGTCGGCATCGTCCGCGGCGTCCCCACCGTCGGCGTCCGCGTCTGCGAAGCCCTCGTCGTCGTGCCCGGCGTCATCGCCGTCCGCGTCGTCGGCCGCGTCCGCGTCGTCGACCGCGTCCACGTCGTCGACCGGGCCCGCGTCGTCCGCCATGTCGTCGAGCGACGGCGAGCCGACGCGGTCACCGAACAGCTCCGACCGGGCGCAGTCGGCGCAGTAGTGGTTGTGCCGCATCGAGTGGGTCCGGACCGGGACGCCGGCGACGACCGTCTCGTCGCGGCGCCGCCTGACGAGGCCGCGCTCGAACGCCTCGCCGCAGACGACGCAGGGCTCCTCGACGGACTCGGGCGGGCGGACGATCCGGTGGTCGACCGTCTTCTTCCGGCCGAACGCCGTGACCCCGTGGCGGCGGTCGAGGCGCCGGCGGACCGGCGGGGCCACGCCGAGGCCGAGCCCGATGAACGCGAGGCCGATCAGGGCGGCAGGCGGGGAACCGCTCGTCGCCGCGAAGTAGGCGATCAGGCCGCCGATCGCCAGCAGTAGCGCGATGAGGATGTACCCGGCAGCGGTCTCCGTCAGACTCTCGCCCGCGGCGCTCGACGGCGCGCGCGCCGCCGTCTCGTCGCCGCGGACGAGCCGCCGTCGCTCCGCCAGCTTGGAGTAGTGCCACCAGCCGTACAGCAGGTTTCCGATCCCGCTGGTGAAGATGAAAAGCAGGATGTGGACGCCGACGGATCCGATACCGCGGTCGACGAGGACGACGCGGTCCCCGTCGTCCCGCTCGACGTTCCACCCGGCGTCGAGGTGGTCCTGGACGCGGCGGCGGAAGGCGCGGGAACTCTCTCGCGGGGTCGACGCCGAGCGCGACGGGGACGAGTCGGGGTCCGCCGACTCCTCGGTCGCGCGGCCCGCCGGCTCGGACGCGTCGGGCCCGCCGCCCGACCGCGACGCGCCGCAGTTCGAACAGAACCGGTCGTCGTCGTCAAACGCCTCGCCGCACGCGGAGCAGTACGCGGGGTCGGCGGGGTTGCCGAGGTCGGCGCCGCAGTCGGGGCAGAAGCTCGCCCCCGCCGGCACCGCCTCGCCGCAGGCGGGGCAGGCGGCCGGCGGGCCGCCGGGGTCGCTGGTCTCGGAGGGCATCTACTCTGCGTTCGCGTTCGTGCCTGTTAATTGCTTTCGCCGGCGGACGACGCGATCCGCGGCGTCGAGTTTTATTACGGCCCGCCGAGATGTATCGGACGTACCATGGAACTCACCTGGCACGGCCACTCCACGTGGCACGTCGTGGTCGAGGACACGGAGCTGCTCATCGACCCGTTCTTCGACAACCCGAAGACCGACGTCGACCCCGAGGAACTCGACCCCGACTACCTCCTCCTGACCCACGGCCACTCCGACCACATCGCCGACGCGGACCGGTTCGAGGGGGCCACCGTGGTCGCGACGCCGGAACTGACCAACTACGTACAAGAGAACTTCGGCCACGAGCACACACTCCCGGCGGGCGGGATGAACATCGGCGGCACCGTCGAGTGCGGCGACGCGTGGGTGACGATGGTCCGCGCGGACCACTCGAACGGCATCGACAACGGGTACGGCACCTCCGGCGGCATGCCGACCGGGTTCGTCATCGGCGACAAGAAGCCGACTCAGGAGTCCGACGCAGACTGTACCACGTTCTACCACGCCGGCGACACGGGCCTGATGTCCGAGATGGTCGACGTGATCGCCCCGTACCTCGAACCGGACGCCGCCGCTCTGCCCGCCGGCGACCACTTCACGATGGGCCCCGCGGGCGCTGGCATCGCCGCCGACTGGGTGGGCGCCGACGTCGTCTTCCCGATGCACTACGACTCGTTCGGCCCGATCGAGATCGAGACCCGCGAGTTCGTCAACGAGGTGAAGGCCGCGGGCGCCGCCGCCGAGCCGGTCGTCCTCGAGGGCGACGAGACGTACACGCTGGACTGACTCTCAGAGAGGGCGGCCCCATCGGTGATTCCACCTTTTTTCCGAGCCGACCGCGTAGCGACGCGACCGTCGTTCGGTGAACGCGACCCTCGCCCCGGCAGCGACGTCCCGTGTCGGCAGCCTTTAGCGGTGGGAGGCCGAAGCCACACTCGACTATGGCAGACATCGAGACGTCCACGGTTTCCGAGGAAGGGTACGCGAGCACCAGTCAGGTCGGCGAGTTCGACCTCCAGATCGACGCGACCGACGAGACGGGCCCGAACCCGAACGCGACGCTCGTCGCGACGTACGCCTCCTGTTACCTCCCGGCGCTCCGCGTCGGCGGGAGCCAGCGCGGCGAGGAGGAGCTCGGCACAATCCAGATCGACGCGAGCGCCGAGCTCGACGACGACGACGACCTCGAATCGATCGCCTTCGACGTCCACGTCGAGGCCGACCTCGACGACGAGACCGCCGCCGACATCGCCGAGCGCGCCGAGGGCATCTGTCACGTCCACAGCGCGCTCCGCGAGGGGCTCCACGCCGACGTCAGCGTCTACCCCGGCGCGTTCTAAGGCCCGACCGCCGCGGCGACCGTTCCTTTTCGCAGTCGGTTCGGACGCGCGACCCGCGCTCAGTCCCGGGGCTCGACCGCCTCGCCGGGCGACTCCGACGCCTGCGGCGACGGGTCCGGGCGGTCGACGCCGGTGAACTCGAACCGAGCGCCGCCGCGCTCTCCCTCCGTGACCACGACGTCCCAGCCGTGCGCCTCGGCGATGCGCTGGACGATTGAGAGCCCGAAGCCGGTCCCCGTCTCGGAGGTGGTGTAACCGCTCTCGAACACCTTCTCGCGCTCGTCCGGGCCGATCCCGGGCCCGTCGTCCTCGACGTAGAAGCCGTCCGGGAGGTCGCCGACGACGACGCGCTCGCCGCCGTGTTCGGCGGCGTTGCGGAACAGGTTCCCGAGGAGCTGCCGGACCCGCCCCGGGTCGGCGCAGATCTCGCCGTCAGCGCCGACGTCGACCTCGATCGGAGCGGCCTCCGCCTCGCCGTCAGCGGCGTCGCCGGGGTCGCCGGCGTCGCCGCCGAACGGGTCCTCCCCGTTCGCCGATCCGAACGCGTCGTCGCTGTATCCGCCGGCCAGCTCGCCGAGGTGGACGCGCTCGAACGACCCGACCGCCTCGCCCTGCTTCGCGAGCGCGAGCACGTCCTCGATGAGCCGCTCCATCTCGTCGAGCGCGCGCTCGCAGCGGTCGAAGTAGGAGTCGTTCCCCGTCTCGCGCGCGAGCCGGAGGTACCCCGAGAGGACGTTGAGCGGGTTCCGGAGATCGTGCGAGACGATGCTCGCGAACTCGTCGAGCCGCTCGTTCTCTCGCTCGATGCGTCGCTCGTACGCCTTGCGCTCCGAGATGTCGCGGCTGCTCGCCAGGAACCGGTCCTCGCCCTGGACGTCGATGCGCCGCACGTGGACCTCGACCGGGAACGTCGAGCCGTCCGCGCGGGCGAAGGTCGTCTCCAGCCGGACCGTCTCGTCCATCTCCAGCCCGTTCCAGAGCCGAACGCCCTCCTCCGGGTCGACCTCGGTGTCCACTTCCCAGACGTCCATGCCGACGAGCTCCTCGCGGTCGTAGCCGAGCGCGTCGGTCATCGCCCGGTTCGCGTCGACGATCTCGCCCGCCTCGTCGTGGATGTCGACCATGTCCGGCGAGCGCTCGAACAGCGCCTCCAACCGCGCCGTGGTGCGTTCGAGCCGCTGCTGTCGCCGTCGCTCGTCGGTCACGTCGCGGGAGATGCCGAGAATCCCGTCGAACTCCCCGTCGATAACGAGGCGAGTCAGGCCGTAGTCGACGATCGCCTCGGACTTCCCGGGCAGGTCGACCTCGACCGTCCCGGCCAGCGAGTCGCGGTCGCCGTCGACGAGGGCGTCGTACCGGTCGCCGTCGCCCGCCGCCCGAATGCTTTCGACGAGGCGGCTCTCCCGGCCGACGAGCGCCTCGGGATCGGCCGCTAACACGTCGGCGGTGTGGTCGTTCGCGAGCGCGATGCGGCCGTCGGCGTCGTAGATACACACCGACTCCGGCAGCTCGTCGACGATGCGGCGGTACCGCTCCAGCTCGCGCTCTCGCTCCTTCTCCTCGGTGACGTCGATGTGGATGCCGACGGCCCGGAGCGGCTCGCCGTCGTCCGTCCGCTCGACGACCCGGCCGCGGTCGCGGATCCACTTCCAGTCGCCGGACTTCGTCCGCATCCGGAAGTCGGCCTGATAGAGGTCGGTCTCCCCCGCGAAGTGCGCCTCGATGGCGTCCCAGGCGTCGTCGACGTCGTCCGGGTGGACGCGGTCCTCCCACGCCGACAGGTCGAAGTCGATCTCGTCGGCCTCGTGGCCGAGCATCGCCGCCCACCGCTCGTCGAACCGGACCTCGTCCGTCCGGACGTTCCAGTCCCAGACGCCGACGTCGGCGCCCTCGACGGCCAGCTGGAGGCGCTCGGAGAGCTCGCGGAGCTCCCGCTCCCGTTCCCGCTTCTCCGTCACGTCCCGGAAGTACAGCGCGAGCCCGTCGGGCGTCGGGTAGGCGTTCACGACGAGGTCGGCGCCGAGCCGGTCGACGTGCGCCTCGAACCGCACCGGCTCGCCGGTCTCGGCGGCCTCGCGGAGGGCTTCCTCGCCGTCGGTGTCCGTGGTCTCCGGGAACAGGTCCCAGATCCGCTCCCCGAGCAGTTCGTCGGCGTCGAGGTCGATCATCCGGACCGCGCGGTCGTTGAGGTACGTGATCCGCCACTCGTCGTCGACCTCGCAGAACGCGTCGGAGACGCGCTCCAAGTGCTCGGCGACCCGGCGCTCGCCCCGGGTCCGCGAGACGAGGCCCTCGACGGCGCCCGCGAGCCGAGAGTACTGATCGGACGCCTCTCCCTTGCGGAGGTACTCGTCGACGCCCGCGGAGACCGCCTCGCTGGCGACCGCCTCTGACCCCTCGCCGGTGAACAGCACGAACGGGACGTCGCCGTGTCGATCGCGGACGGCTTCGAGCAGTTCGATCCCGTCGGTCTCCGGCATCTCGTAGTCCGAGACGACGCAGTCGTACGACGACGCCGAGAGCGCGTCGAGCGCCGCCGACGGGCTCTCGACCGGCGTCGCCTCGATCCGGTCGTCGCGCGACTCCAACAGCGAGGCGGCCACGTCCGCGAACCCCGGCTCGTCGTCGACGACGAGCACGCTGACGAGCGAGCGCTCTCGCCCGCCCGTCGACCCGTCGCCGTCGTCGGCACCCTCCGCTTCCCTCATCTGAATTGGTGTTTTCTATTCGACATGATAACCGTTTCGTTCGGTTTCACCGGACGACCGTCGAAACGGCGATGCCGGAACCGACGGGGAGGACCGCGGTCTCCACGGCGTCGTCCGAGCGGACCGTTCCCACGTACTCGCCGATGCCGCGCGTCTCCCCGTCGACCGCGTCGTCCGGGAGCGGTTCGCCCGCCTCGAAGTGCGCGACGAGGGCCTCGAAGTCGATCGGGCCGCGGGTGACGTTGTCGGCGACGATCACGCCGCCGGTCCTGACCTTCGGGAGCACCGT is a window encoding:
- a CDS encoding CDP-alcohol phosphatidyltransferase family protein; amino-acid sequence: MTLDQYRSVADRLLGPWVSAADRLGLSPDQVSVIAFLVAVAAAGAFAAGSSPLYAAGALLVLLNGWLDVVDGALARHQDVASDGGDFLDHVLDRYADVAIIAGFTAGIEAYALGFAAVTGVLLTSYLGTQIQAVGIGREYGGLLGRADRLALAGIVGVAAAVYSAPVVAGLNVVGLLLALFAVVGHLTAVQRFLGAWRDL
- the hisC gene encoding histidinol-phosphate transaminase, with amino-acid sequence MQPRDLSDHSEYVPGRGVEEVARERGLDPDDLIKLSSNENPHGPSPAAVEAIREHADRVNQYPKSSHTDLTAEIAAKWGVDDEQVWVSPGADGSIDYLSRAALEPGDEVLVPSPGFAYYAMSSRYHHGEVTEYELTPDDGFAQDAETVLRAYGGERIVYVTSPHNPSGSTMPLDEIEAIADATAEETLLVVDEAYGEFAEVDSAIPLVDERDDVAVLRTFSKAYGLAGLRIGYSVVPEAWGEAYARVNTPFAANELACRAALAALDDDEHVERSVESARWAREYIASELDAPTIDSAGNFVLAAVGDGERVAEAAQERGVIIRDCTSFGLPEHVRISTGTREETREAVELLNETLADLELEARA
- a CDS encoding GTPase yields the protein MSRDDATTNETTEPSETAEPSETAETSKSDSQGADPDRTSVETDLTAADATPAVVAARSDGEQPDTTEIRELAAAAGYAVVGEVTQRRREDPTYDLGRGKAEELMRLAADAGAEAVIYDGGLSPGQTFSLGDLLPPGTAVIDRPRLVLELFADAADSRAADRQLELARLRYELPRLREAVARDASEDVRLQPEGDSRVLDVEKRIESAERALGEIADDRAARRAERRDAGFDLVALAGYTNAGKSTLARRLADEVDNPDFGDEAGARDVGRTDAGRADADEGEGDPAEGDGPLAVADRPFETLSTTTRRATVGGRRALVTDTVGFLDGLPHEAVRSFRTTIDAVRAADCALLVVDASDEPADLRRKLRASLTAIEATEGPVIPVLSKADEVGADGLAAAVEAYEDAVADLDPRDTPVVDALRSPIPISVREGTGLADLADAVADSLPTATATVEAPNGGDAQAALSWAYDRGVVADVDYCGETVAVELAGRPDVVAEAERRFADAPSS
- a CDS encoding fumarylacetoacetate hydrolase family protein; protein product: MYRARFRNPAGSIREGEYDPATDTVAFGGDEYALSDPAIDVLAPTDPSKIVCIGRNYADHAEELGNDVPDRPLLFLKPPNAVASHGDTVTVPAGKDRIDWEAEFAVVIGEQCKAVDAADAMDVVAGFTCMNDVSNRDDQNREQNWVRGKAFDGAAPLGPVLATPDEVPDDASVELRVNGETKQSSDREHMIFDVPTLIEEITTYLTLEPGDVIATGTPEGVGALSDGDTVEVEVEGVGTLEHDVRIP
- a CDS encoding zinc ribbon domain-containing protein; translation: MPSETSDPGGPPAACPACGEAVPAGASFCPDCGADLGNPADPAYCSACGEAFDDDDRFCSNCGASRSGGGPDASEPAGRATEESADPDSSPSRSASTPRESSRAFRRRVQDHLDAGWNVERDDGDRVVLVDRGIGSVGVHILLFIFTSGIGNLLYGWWHYSKLAERRRLVRGDETAARAPSSAAGESLTETAAGYILIALLLAIGGLIAYFAATSGSPPAALIGLAFIGLGLGVAPPVRRRLDRRHGVTAFGRKKTVDHRIVRPPESVEEPCVVCGEAFERGLVRRRRDETVVAGVPVRTHSMRHNHYCADCARSELFGDRVGSPSLDDMADDAGPVDDVDAVDDADAADDADGDDAGHDDEGFADADADGGDAADDADGGDAADEADGGDTADDAFSDERATEATE
- a CDS encoding metal-dependent hydrolase, whose protein sequence is MELTWHGHSTWHVVVEDTELLIDPFFDNPKTDVDPEELDPDYLLLTHGHSDHIADADRFEGATVVATPELTNYVQENFGHEHTLPAGGMNIGGTVECGDAWVTMVRADHSNGIDNGYGTSGGMPTGFVIGDKKPTQESDADCTTFYHAGDTGLMSEMVDVIAPYLEPDAAALPAGDHFTMGPAGAGIAADWVGADVVFPMHYDSFGPIEIETREFVNEVKAAGAAAEPVVLEGDETYTLD
- a CDS encoding OsmC family protein, translating into MADIETSTVSEEGYASTSQVGEFDLQIDATDETGPNPNATLVATYASCYLPALRVGGSQRGEEELGTIQIDASAELDDDDDLESIAFDVHVEADLDDETAADIAERAEGICHVHSALREGLHADVSVYPGAF
- a CDS encoding hybrid sensor histidine kinase/response regulator, translating into MREAEGADDGDGSTGGRERSLVSVLVVDDEPGFADVAASLLESRDDRIEATPVESPSAALDALSASSYDCVVSDYEMPETDGIELLEAVRDRHGDVPFVLFTGEGSEAVASEAVSAGVDEYLRKGEASDQYSRLAGAVEGLVSRTRGERRVAEHLERVSDAFCEVDDEWRITYLNDRAVRMIDLDADELLGERIWDLFPETTDTDGEEALREAAETGEPVRFEAHVDRLGADLVVNAYPTPDGLALYFRDVTEKRERERELRELSERLQLAVEGADVGVWDWNVRTDEVRFDERWAAMLGHEADEIDFDLSAWEDRVHPDDVDDAWDAIEAHFAGETDLYQADFRMRTKSGDWKWIRDRGRVVERTDDGEPLRAVGIHIDVTEEKERERELERYRRIVDELPESVCIYDADGRIALANDHTADVLAADPEALVGRESRLVESIRAAGDGDRYDALVDGDRDSLAGTVEVDLPGKSEAIVDYGLTRLVIDGEFDGILGISRDVTDERRRQQRLERTTARLEALFERSPDMVDIHDEAGEIVDANRAMTDALGYDREELVGMDVWEVDTEVDPEEGVRLWNGLEMDETVRLETTFARADGSTFPVEVHVRRIDVQGEDRFLASSRDISERKAYERRIERENERLDEFASIVSHDLRNPLNVLSGYLRLARETGNDSYFDRCERALDEMERLIEDVLALAKQGEAVGSFERVHLGELAGGYSDDAFGSANGEDPFGGDAGDPGDAADGEAEAAPIEVDVGADGEICADPGRVRQLLGNLFRNAAEHGGERVVVGDLPDGFYVEDDGPGIGPDEREKVFESGYTTSETGTGFGLSIVQRIAEAHGWDVVVTEGERGGARFEFTGVDRPDPSPQASESPGEAVEPRD